One genomic segment of Primulina tabacum isolate GXHZ01 chromosome 9, ASM2559414v2, whole genome shotgun sequence includes these proteins:
- the LOC142504314 gene encoding uncharacterized protein LOC142504314, translated as MTPNELNYSPIEKLCLALIFVIQKIKHYFQAHIVRLVSKANTLKYIMSRQVIFDRLARWYLQMKQLEFIYIPQNVVKGQALLDFLTGHPIPADWDLSNDFPDKDVLVIEVTPPCKMYFDGAAHKEGAGSGIIFVTSKGEVLPYSFSLTQNCSDVVAEYQALIIGFEMVVDIKQLHLQMNGDSRLVVNQLLGSYEVKKPELLPYYNYDKRLMGWLGDVEIEHVPRKNNKHANVLEKLLPPSPCQMMKLMYRFVRVGSYHHYLMMKTMKKWKIITQLLKYSRLRSLESEIC; from the coding sequence ATGACGCCAAATGAATTGAACTACTCGCCGATAGAGAAGTTATGCTTAGCTCTTATATTCGTCATTCAAAAGATAAAACACTACTTTCAAGCCCACATTGTTCGTCTTGTTTCAAAAGCAAACACATTAAAATACATTATGTCAAGACAAGTTATTTTTGACAGGCTCGCAAGGTGGTATCTTCAAATGAAACAATTAGAATTTATATATATTCCTCAGAATGTTGTGAAGGGGCAAGCCTTACTTGACTTCTTAACAGGTCATCCAATCCCTGCCGATTGGGACTTATCTAATGATTTTCCAGACAAAGACGTTCTTGTGATAGAAGTTACTCCCCCTTGTAAGATGTACTTTGATGGAGCTGCGCATAAAGAAGGGGCTGGTTCTGGGATTATATTTGTCACATCTAAAGGGGAGGTGTTACCGTACTCATTCTCCTTGACTCAAAACTGCTCCGACGTTGTTGCTGAATACCAAGCTCTAATAATTGGATTTGAAATGGTGGTCGACATAAAACAACTACATCTTCAAATGAACGGAGATTCGCGTCTAGTGGTCAATCAATTACTTGGATCATATGAAGTCAAGAAGCCCGAATTACTCCCATATTACAATTATGATAAAAGGCTTATGGGTTGGCTTGGTGACGTAGAAATAGAGCATGTTCCGAGAAAGAATAATAAGCATGCCAATGTGCTAGAAAAGTTGCTTCCACCCTCTCCATGCCAAATGATGAAACTCATGTACCGATTTGTAAGAGTTGGGTCATATCACCATTATTTGATGATGAAAACGATGAAGAAATGGAAGATTATAACTCAATTGTTGAAGTATTCGAGATTGAGAAGCTTGGAGTCAGAAATTTGTTGA